A single region of the Neisseriaceae bacterium genome encodes:
- a CDS encoding 6,7-dimethyl-8-ribityllumazine synthase produces the protein MKTHPVQLKGKGLKIGIVQSRFSNGIGEELLNACVKKLVKREVKENNIILVTVPGALEIPIALQNLLMSDNFDAMIALGVVIRGETYHFELVSDISARGISRVSLDFNVPIVNMVLTTENDEQAIVRAKIRGLEAADVAVEMANHIKNLRKYKK, from the coding sequence ATGAAGACACATCCAGTCCAATTAAAGGGCAAAGGTTTAAAGATAGGTATTGTCCAATCTAGGTTTTCAAATGGAATTGGTGAGGAATTATTAAATGCTTGTGTTAAGAAATTAGTTAAGCGAGAGGTTAAAGAAAATAATATTATTTTAGTTACAGTACCAGGTGCACTAGAGATTCCTATCGCGCTACAGAATTTGTTAATGAGTGATAATTTTGACGCTATGATTGCATTAGGTGTTGTTATTAGAGGGGAAACATATCACTTTGAATTGGTATCTGATATTTCAGCACGAGGTATTTCACGTGTATCACTTGATTTTAATGTGCCAATTGTAAATATGGTTTTGACTACAGAAAATGATGAACAAGCTATTGTAAGGGCAAAAATAAGAGGATTAGAGGCTGCTGATGTTGCTGTTGAAATGGCTAATCACATTAAAAATTTAAGAAAATATAAGAAATAA
- the nusB gene encoding transcription antitermination factor NusB: MRTPRRRSREFVLQALYQLILNPEYLAQELLRNIKETDAFLNALQDKKPKVDENFFDTLFLGIYPMIDTYEIELTPYLDRSWDGVNAVEKAILLIACHELKTLPETPFPVIINESIELAKGYAKEDSYKFINGVLDRLSVVLRHHDNP; this comes from the coding sequence ATGAGAACGCCTAGACGCCGTTCACGAGAGTTTGTGCTACAAGCACTTTATCAATTAATTTTAAATCCCGAGTACTTGGCACAAGAGTTATTGAGGAACATTAAAGAAACCGATGCATTTTTAAATGCTTTGCAGGATAAAAAGCCTAAAGTCGATGAAAATTTCTTTGATACCTTATTTTTAGGTATTTATCCCATGATAGATACTTATGAAATTGAACTTACTCCCTACTTGGATAGAAGTTGGGATGGAGTGAATGCGGTTGAGAAAGCAATTTTATTGATCGCCTGCCATGAACTAAAGACATTACCAGAAACACCTTTTCCTGTTATTATTAATGAAAGTATAGAATTAGCTAAAGGATATGCAAAAGAAGATAGCTATAAATTCATTAATGGTGTATTAGATCGTTTATCTGTAGTACTAAGACATCATGATAACCCATAA